CAGAGGCAATGGACTGTTCCATGGCGTCGTTGCCCCTCCTGCGAGTAGTGGGGGCTAATGTGGTTGGAGCGGACGTCTCACGATGGGATCGCATCACTTTCGCCATCGGCCCGTCGCTGACACTCGTTTGTGCAACTGCTCCGCGAATAATCACCTGCTCGGCGAATTAATCGCCCATCCTTTTGACGAGCTGAGCCTTACAGGGAACCAAACTCGGGCGGGATTTGAATCAGGTTGATGCTCGTCGATCAATTCCAACTATTATCTCGCGCTATCGCATGTTTCAAAATCCGTCTGGTCTGATGCAGCAATCACGTTGAGAACTGCTCGTACCGACGGAACTTTCACCACCGATCGCGGTTAAGATATGTGGTGTGCTTCGGCAATCGTCCCCTCTGGTGGTTGGCGATTGGCGTTCAAATCAGCCGCAGAACGGCTCGCACTTGTCGTTTGTGAGTTCATACGCTGGCCAATTTGCACACTGCGGGGGGCAAGGAACTCTCCCGGACCACATCGCCAAACCTCAGTCCATTTCGATTTAAATCAGTCCACTCATGCAATCACATCACATTTTGCAGTCGTCAACACAACCTGTTCGTAGTGCTTCCAAACGGATCGTTTCCAATCGAATTCGCGGCCGTCAGCAACGTCGTGCGGCCTCACGCGGCGGCTTTACCTTGCTGGAACTGTTGCTGGTGCTTGCAATTCTGATCGTTCTCGGCGGTATCGTTGCCGTGAACGTTGTCGGAACACGTGACAGTGCAAACGTCGATGCGACAACGACACAGTTGAAAATGCTGAAAAGCAACATCGACATGTATCAAATCCGTATGGGTGGGATGCCACAGTCGCTGGAGGAACTCAAAGATGGGCCTCAGGATTCAGCTAAAAAAGCAAAGTGGGTTGCCCCGATCATCACCGAGATTCCAACTGACGCTTGGGGAAATGCGTTCGAATACAAAGCCAGCGGAAACAGCTATGAGATCCGCAGTGCTGGCATCGACGGTCAGATGAATTCCGACGACGACATCGTGGTCACTCCGTAGTACGTGACGTAAACATGCGAATGGTCGGCATCAAACGAGCAACCGCCGGACGGATCCCGTTCGGCGTTTTCCTTTGCAGGGCAACATCCCGATCACCAAAGAGTGTTCGAGGTGGTTTCACGCTGCTGGAGCTGCTGCTCGTCCTAGCGATTATGTCGGTGCTCGCTTCAGTGGCGCTACCGCAGATCGCTTGGCTATTGGGCGACCGGCGTGTTGTTCGCGGTGCCAAAATTGTCCGCGAAGAGCTGATGCTGGCTCGCATCGACGCCATGCGTGAAGGCCGCATCATGATGTTGGACGGAATGTTGGAAGGCGGATCGATCCGAGTTCGGCCCTACGTTTCGCTGGCGGATTCGGTTAACGCGGTTGATCAGACCGGTTCACAATCTGCAATGCTTAACGGGGCCGATCAGGGGCAATTTGTGACTCTGATTCAGGACCCTTCCGATACCCGCGAGGTAACCTTGCCCGAAGAGGTGACGGTGCAATCGGTCAACGTCGTCGCGACCGCGCGTGCGCTCCAAGTTCAGCAGTCAAACGTTCAGCAGGCAAACCTGAGCGACCAAGCTGGTGGGTATAGCCAACCGGTATTGTTTTATCCCGATGGCACAACAAGTACTGCCGCGATCACGTTAGCCCATCCTGTTCACGGTCAAATTACGGTCAAACTTCGCGGGATCACTGGGGACGTCACCATCAGTGATATTGGACCGCTGCAATAAACCGCCTCAATCAAATTGATCAATCCCCACAAAACACGATCGGTCCAATCGAAACGCTCCGCATTTTCATTGCTGGAAATGTTGTTGGCGTTGGCGATTCTCGGAACCAGCTTGGCCGTCTTGGTTCAAATCGCAGACACCGGTGTCAGTGCTGCACGCGAAGCCCGGGCGCTTGCGACAGCTCGGATGATTTGCCAGAACAAGCTTAGCGAAGAATTGCTGAATATCAGTTCGGGACAGACGCCGACTCCGATCATGGAATCGATGGTCGACTCGTATGACACCGAATCGACCGAAACATACTTCTACACCGTTGAAGTTATGCCGGGGCAGCTGGACGGAATCTTGGCACTTCGTGTCACGGTCGAAGCTCGTGGCGGAGATGGGACTCAGCGGTTGGCGATATACGCTTTGGATCGCTGGATTGTCGATCCCGCGTTGGGGCTTGAAGAGGCCGAGGCGGAAGAGCAAGCGGCACGTGACGAGATCGCCAATGGTGGAGTCTCGGCATGATGTTTCGTCACTCGAAAAAGGCTATTCGTTCACGAGACGCGTTCACACTGTTGGAGCTGTTGTTGACGTTGGCGTTGGCGGTCGTGTTGATGACGTTGGTCAACGCAGCCTTTAACTTCTATGTGAAGAACATGGACAGCAGTGACGCCGAAATGCGTCGAACGATGCTCGCCAGCGCCGTGATGCAAATGATCGAAGACGACTTGCGCGCGACCGTTCACCCGATCGCGATCGATACTTCGGCGCTTGAAGAACTGCTGAAATCAACCGCATCGTCGGCGACCGGCGGCAGCGGAGGTGGTGGCCAGACCGGCGGGGATGCCGAGGCGGCAGGCACCGCGGATCCCAGTGTTGCGACCGAAGACGAAGCGATCGAAGAAGACAGCACTTTGATCGGCAATGCGGTGGTCTTGCAGACGCCTGGGCTGGTCGGGAATCAATTCCAGATTCAAATCGATACCAGCCACCTACCGCGACTCGAAGAATACGCGGTCATGATGGCGGCTGAACCCGGCGAATTGTTGGATTTACCGAGTGATTTGAAGACGGTCACGTACTACGTTCAGAGTGCTGATGCGATCGGCGTCGATGACGAGCTGTCGAAGCTTGACGGTTCGACCGGTCAAAGTTCTGGCGGTCTGGTGCGACGAATTCTTGATCGCAATATCACCCTGTTTGCGTTGACTCAAGGTAACCTTTCGGCACTCAATCAAACCGGCGAGCTGCTGGCTCCGGAAGTTGCCTCGGTTGAATTTTCCTATTGGGATGGAACCCTTTGGCAGATCGAATGGAACAGCGATGACATGGGTGAGCTGCCGCTGGCGATCAAAATCGAATTGTCGATGATTGATCCATTGGTGGATATGAATGACCAAACACCACGGATGTTCAGCCACATCGTTCGCTTGCCGCTGGGCAAGTACATTGTCGAGGAAGAAGAAGACGAATTGGCGGAGGCCGGTATCTGATGTTGAATCGTCGATCGTCAAGTCAAGCGAAACGCGGCTTCTTTCTTGTGCTGGTGATGCTGGTGATCATCGTCGCGACGTTTGGTGTCTATTCATTTACCGGAATGATGGTCGCCTACGATGATGCGGCCTACTTGACCGGCGATATCGTATGTGCACGTATCGCTGCGGATTCGGGG
This genomic interval from Stieleria sp. JC731 contains the following:
- a CDS encoding type II secretion system protein GspG, with product MQSHHILQSSTQPVRSASKRIVSNRIRGRQQRRAASRGGFTLLELLLVLAILIVLGGIVAVNVVGTRDSANVDATTTQLKMLKSNIDMYQIRMGGMPQSLEELKDGPQDSAKKAKWVAPIITEIPTDAWGNAFEYKASGNSYEIRSAGIDGQMNSDDDIVVTP
- a CDS encoding prepilin-type N-terminal cleavage/methylation domain-containing protein is translated as MVGIKRATAGRIPFGVFLCRATSRSPKSVRGGFTLLELLLVLAIMSVLASVALPQIAWLLGDRRVVRGAKIVREELMLARIDAMREGRIMMLDGMLEGGSIRVRPYVSLADSVNAVDQTGSQSAMLNGADQGQFVTLIQDPSDTREVTLPEEVTVQSVNVVATARALQVQQSNVQQANLSDQAGGYSQPVLFYPDGTTSTAAITLAHPVHGQITVKLRGITGDVTISDIGPLQ
- a CDS encoding type II secretion system protein gives rise to the protein MINPHKTRSVQSKRSAFSLLEMLLALAILGTSLAVLVQIADTGVSAAREARALATARMICQNKLSEELLNISSGQTPTPIMESMVDSYDTESTETYFYTVEVMPGQLDGILALRVTVEARGGDGTQRLAIYALDRWIVDPALGLEEAEAEEQAARDEIANGGVSA
- a CDS encoding prepilin-type N-terminal cleavage/methylation domain-containing protein is translated as MMFRHSKKAIRSRDAFTLLELLLTLALAVVLMTLVNAAFNFYVKNMDSSDAEMRRTMLASAVMQMIEDDLRATVHPIAIDTSALEELLKSTASSATGGSGGGGQTGGDAEAAGTADPSVATEDEAIEEDSTLIGNAVVLQTPGLVGNQFQIQIDTSHLPRLEEYAVMMAAEPGELLDLPSDLKTVTYYVQSADAIGVDDELSKLDGSTGQSSGGLVRRILDRNITLFALTQGNLSALNQTGELLAPEVASVEFSYWDGTLWQIEWNSDDMGELPLAIKIELSMIDPLVDMNDQTPRMFSHIVRLPLGKYIVEEEEDELAEAGI